The Vitis vinifera cultivar Pinot Noir 40024 chromosome 12, ASM3070453v1 genome has a segment encoding these proteins:
- the LOC100247242 gene encoding pentatricopeptide repeat-containing protein At3g58590, with product MRKAASRSVQILNPNDPSSFSKFFSSISFRNHAYNEVQVLPQSLHGQFMQQQRLLLLLQACKKAPTLKETKPLHALTVTMASNSTQPIFLYNNLISLYVLQGELSTARKVFGEMTQRNVVSYNTIIGGYSRNGSVEEAWNLFSEMRRYGFEPTQHTFAGLLSCASLKLSQGFQLQAQMVKSGLFHADPYAGTALLSLFGRNGCIDEVVCAFEEMPQKNLVTWNTVISLFGNYGFSEESMFLFRELMRTGAGLSECSFMGVLSGFASEQDLELGEQVHDLLIKNGFDCEVSVLNSLINMYVKCSCICLAEKMFELGCVRDVVSWNTMIGALAKSERPSKVLELFLKMSLDGVLPNETTFVSVINSCTNLQILVFGEYIHAKVIRNKIESNVFVGSALVDFYAKCDNLESAHCCFDEIDEKNVVCWNALILGYSNKCFSSVSLLKRMLQLGYCPNEFSFSAALKSSLVFELQQLHCLIMRMGYQQNEYVSSALITSYAKNGIISDALIFDAASNKPLLVGPSNAIAGVYNKIGQYHRTQDLFSLLEEPDIVSWNILIAACARNGDYKEVFELFKHMQMAQIYPDNYTVVSLLSVCTKLCNLALGSSIHGFIIKTDFKFCDTFVFNVLIDMYGKCGCIESSLKIFNKIIERNIITWTALISALGVNGYANEALKLFREMESLGFKPDGVALVAVFSACRHGGLVKEGMELFWQMKKSCGIEPNIDHYHCVVDLLARCGHLQEAEQVISNMPFPPNALIWRSFLEGCKRWKTAENQESVDVNLKSEQQFHIAL from the coding sequence ATGAGAAAGGCCGCTTCAAGATCCGTACAAATCCTCAACCCCAACGACCCCTCTTCGTTTTCCAAATTCTTCTCTTCAATCTCCTTTCGAAACCATGCCTATAATGAAGTCCAAGTCCTCCCTCAGTCCTTGCATGGCCAATTCATGCAGCAACAACGCCTCCTCCTGCTCCTACAAGCATGTAAAAAGGCTCCAACTCTCAAAGAAACCAAGCCTCTCCATGCACTTACCGTCACCATGGCCTCAAATTCAACCCAACCCATCTTTCTCTACAACAATCTCATTTCTCTCTACGTATTGCAGGGCGAGTTATCGACTGCGCGTAAGGTGTTTGGTGAAATGACACAAAGAAACGTGGTATCGTACAATACAATCATTGGTGGTTATAGTCGTAATGGAAGCGTGGAGGAGGCTTGGAATTTGTTTTCTGAGATGAGGCGTTATGGGTTCGAGCCAACCCAGCACACCTTTGCGGGTCTGTTGTCGTGTGCTTCGTTGAAGCTTTCTCAGGGGTTTCAATTGCAGGCACAGATGGTAAAGAGTGGATTGTTTCATGCTGATCCTTATGCCGGGACAGCTTTGCTGAGTTTATTTGGGAGGAATGGATGCATAGATGAGGTGGTTTGTGCGTTTGAAGAAATGCCGCAGAAGAACTTGGTAACATGGAATACAGTGATATCCTTGTTTGGGAATTATGGGTTTTCTGAAGAATCTATGTTTTTATTTCGTGAGCTTATGAGGACGGGAGCTGGTTTATCTGAATGTTCTTTCATGGGTGTTTTATCTGGATTTGCATCAGAACAAGATTTGGAATTGGGAGAACAAGTACATGATTTGTTAATTAAAAATGGGTTTGATTGTGAAGTTTCGGTTCTCAATTCTCTTATTAATATGTATGTGAAATGCTCCTGCATTTGTTTGGCGGAGAAAATGTTTGAGCTGGGATGTGTTCGGGATGTTGTGTCATGGAACACAATGATTGGGGCATTGGCAAAAAGTGAGAGACCGAGCAAAGTGCTAGAgcttttcttaaaaatgtctCTTGATGGAGTTTTGCCTAATGAGACTACATTTGTTAGTGTTATTAACTCCTGTACAAACTTGCAGATTCTGGTGTTTGGTGAATACATCCATGCCAAAGTAATCAGGAATAAAATTGAATCCAATGTTTTTGTGGGCAGTGCATTGGTTGACTTCTATGCTAAATGTGATAACTTGGAATCTGCACATTGCTGTTTTGATGAGATAGATGAAAAGAATGTGGTTTGTTGGAATGCATTGATTCTGGGTTACTCAAATAAGTGCTTTTCCTCTGTTTCGTTATTGAAAAGAATGCTTCAATTAGGCTATTGCccaaatgaattttcattttcagcTGCTCTGAAGTCATCCTTGGTTTTTGAGCTGCAGCAGCTGCACTGTTTGATAATGAGAATGGGTTATCAGCAAAATGAGTATGTCTCAAGTGCTCTTATCACCTCATATGCCAAAAATGGTATCATATCTGATGCCTTGATCTTTGATGCTGCTTCTAACAAACCACTCCTTGTTGGTCCATCTAATGCCATTGCTGGAGTTTATAACAAAATTGGCCAATACCATAGAACTCAGGACTTGTTTTCTCTACTTGAAGAACCTGACATAGTGTCCTGGAACATTTTGATTGCAGCTTGTGCCAGAAATGGTGATTACAAAGAAGTTTTTGAACTTTTCAAACACATGCAGATGGCTCAAATTTATCCTGACAATTACACTGTAGTGAGCCTCTTAAGTGTCTGCACAAAACTTTGTAACCTGGCTTTGGGTAGTTCTATTCATGGATTTATTATAAAGACTGATTTTAAGTTCTGTGACACCTTTGTATTCAATGTCTTAATAGACATGTATGGAAAGTGTGGGTGTATTGAGAGTTCATTGAAAATCTTCAACAAAATTATTGAGAGAAACATTATCACATGGACAGCTCTAATCTCAGCCCTAGGAGTTAATGGTTATGCAAATGAGGCATTAAAGCTCTTCAGGGAAATGGAGTCACTTGGGTTTAAGCCAGATGGAGTCGCTCTTGTTGCAGTGTTTTCAGCTTGCAGACATGGTGGCTTGGTGAAAGAAGGAATGGAGTTGTTTTGGCAAATGAAAAAGAGTTGCGGGATTGAACCAAACATAGATCATTATCATTGTGTGGTGGATTTACTGGCTAGATGTGGACATCTTCAGGAAGCAGAACAAGTGATTTCTAACATGCCTTTCCCACCAAATGCGCTTATATGGCGTAGTTTCCTTGAAGGCTGCAAGAGATGGAAAACAGCAGAGAATCAAGAATCAGTAGATGTAAACTTGAAATCAGAACAACAATTTCATATTGCTTTGTGA